One Bemisia tabaci chromosome 7, PGI_BMITA_v3 DNA window includes the following coding sequences:
- the LOC109032223 gene encoding uncharacterized protein — protein MKHGALLIVMFGLSGVHCLPRIDSAEVKGRQVAAVTNAVTSTVDTVAAALPAAAANVAANVNVNTTRSVSPFEDAEGVKGAADHLPYIPIVQLNLLSAIGHIVSPLIKGVLEPLLMNIALACVGAIVKTIAHPEVDLSKPHYDEHDGPSKFPSYRSEAETTAGAVVSSLFSGFDAYVMRVPGAGKYLFISSDRNLKPGASSSSEAGSDKNLAPTEGYEEIPFSANPILNSIFGNIRVRSGPIPDKKVENYVRQQLGVAAAPANAA, from the exons ATGAAGCACGGAGCCCTGTTGATCGTCATGTTCGGGCTGAGCGGCGTGCACTGCCTGCCCCGGATAGACAGCGCGGAGGTCAAAGGTCGTCAAGTGGCCGCGGTCACCAACGCCGTGACCTCGACCGTGGACACGGTGGCCGCCGCCCTCCCGGCCGCCGCCGCCAACGTCGCCGCCAACGTCAACGTCAACACGACCCGATCGGTGTCCCCCTTCGAGGACGCGGAGGGGGTCAAGGGGGCCGCCGACCACCTCCCGTACATCCCCATCGTCCAGCTCAACCTCCTCTCCGCCATCGGGCACATCGTCTCCCCGCTCATCAAGGGGGTCCTCGAGCCCCTCCTCATGAACATCGCTCTCGCCTGCGTCGGAGCCATCGTCAAGACCATCGCACATCCTG AGGTGGACCTGAGCAAGCCGCACTACGACGAGCACGACGGACCGTCCAAATTCCCGAGCTACAGATCCGAGGCCGAGACGACCGCTGGGGCCGTGGTGAGCTCCCTGTTCAGCGGGTTCGACGCCTACGTCATGCGAGTGCCCGGGGCCGGCAAGTACCTCTTCATCTCCTCCGACAGGAACCTCAAGCCGGGAGCGTCGTCGTCGAGCGAGGCCGGGAGCGACAAGAACTTGGCCCCGACCGAGGGTTACGAGGAGATCCCCTTCAGCGCCAACCCCATCCTCAACTCCATCTTCGGCAACATCCGTGTCCGATCCGGGCCCATCCCCGACAAGAAAGTCGAAAACTACGTCAGGCAGCAGCTCGGCGTCGCCGCGGCACCCGCCAACGCTGCCTAA